The following nucleotide sequence is from Trifolium pratense cultivar HEN17-A07 linkage group LG2, ARS_RC_1.1, whole genome shotgun sequence.
GAAGCTCCCTAAATCCTTTCTAAAGACCAATCATTTAAAAAGTTCAAAAttcaattcttaaaaaaataaacataaaaaaaagaaaagcattgaataaaaatattgttgagaaaaCAATTGACTATGGTCTTAGGGTCTCTTTGTGTCAAATTGATTGATCACAAAGTTTAGTGAGGTAGAAATTGAGCCTTAATGTAAATGTAATAAGACACAAAACCAGTGACAGATGGATTTTCATGACTCATAGGTGTTATTTGGATCCAGGGACATGTGGGTTAATAAAGTGGTAGAGTAgagtatttgttttttatttctatttctgAGTAAAGTAAAGTAAAGATGGTAGAGAgagttcattaattaattattacttaAATTAGTAAAGTAAGTAATTAACCAACTAGTAGTAACTAGTAAGTAAGTAGTAACTAACGTGTCTGTCTATACAAGAGGTGCATCCATGTGAGCGACACGTTatgtgcttcttcttcttctgacaattttaaattgaaaacatACATAATACTAGTAGTActgcaaacaaaacaaacacagaCAGACCCTGTTTTTGCTCTCATCCAAACAACAACATTGTTTCTGCCATGGATGCTTCTTCAGAACTTCACGACGTAACACACTTGTTCCAACCCATAAACCTTAAAGAGCTTCCACATCTCAACCACTACATCCCTAACCTCCAACCCCTCCCAAATCCACTCGATCAAAACCCTTACTTCCACACCTCCCAACACAAAGGCTTCTACATCACACAACACGACGTCGTTTTctctcactctactcgcttcgCTTATCGAAGCGCTGGTCCACGTGACACCGTCTACTTCAACCCTTCCGATGTAAAAGTAGCAATCGTCACATGCGGTGGTCTTTGCCCTGGACTCAACACCGTTATCAGAGAGCTTGTTGTTGGTCTCTGGAATCTCTGTGGTGTTCGTCATATTTTCGGTATCACCGCTGGTTACAGAGGCTTTTACTCCACTGAACCACTTCCACTTAACCCTAACATTGTTAGTCATTGGCACAGTAAAGGTGGCACTTTTCTTCAGACTTCTAGAGGCGGTTTTGATCTCTGCAAAATCGTTGACTCAATCCAAAATCGAGGCTTCAATCAGGTTAGATCAGATTAGATTCCCCTCTCTCTTTCAAATTCATTAATTTATAGCATTATCTATTGATTGATTCATAATTGTGTTTTTAATCTTATATTTGGAGAAATACTTAACctgttaaaatattttgtttttttgttgaatgTTAGTTAAACTCATAATCTGCAAGTCAACTATGTGAAATAAATGACTTATTGATCGATGGTTAGTGAAGTAGAGAAAATAAGGAAAGTAAAAATAAccaattgaaaatcaaaatagtTGAAATTCAATTGAAAATCTATTAGTATATAAAATCTtctctgtttttattttccatGAATTGTCTCAAAATTTATGTGCAGCAATTTAGCCCGTTGTTATGCTTTTATCATCCCTGTGTTTTGAGTCTTTTGACTTTAACTGTTCATCTAAGGCATACAATGAAAATTCCGTGTTGTCCTCTAAGGTTTAGCAGGAGTTTAGGTACTACTCTTTTGGGTTTGTTGCAGATTAAGCTGGctgaaaaaattaaacaaataaataatgaaaaaaagaattattgTGTTCATGCTTCATAATGCACTTGTGCACATCAACAGGTGTACATTATAGGTGGAGATGGGACTATGCGAGGGGCTGTGAAAATATTCAACGAAATACAACAACGCAAACTAAATATTGCAGTTGTTGGAATTCCTAAAACAGTGGATAATGACATTGGAATAATCGACAGATCTTTTGGATTTCAAACAGCAGTTGAAATGGCTCAGCAAGCAATCAGTGCTGCTCACGTGGAGGCCGAGAGTGCAGTTAACGGTATAGGCCTTGTGAAGTTGATGGGTCGAAGCACAGGTCACATTGCTCTTCATGCAACACTCAGCAGTCGTGATGTTGATTGCTGCCTAATCCCTGAACTAGATTTTTACTTAGAAGGAAAAGGAGGGCTCTTTGAGTTTCTTGACCAACGGCTGAAGGAAAATGGGCGTGCAGTGCTTGTAGTTGCTGAAGGTGCTGGCCAAGATATAATACCCAGAACTGATTCACAGAAGGAAGAGCGAGATGAATCTGGTAACCTAGTCTTCTTAGATGTTGGAGTGTGGTTAAAGTCAGAGCTGAAGAAGTGGTGGGACAGGGACCACCCGGGTGAACTATTTACAGTCAAGTATATAGATCCTACATACATGATTCGTGCGGTCCATGCAAATGCTACTGATAATTTGTATTGTACACTCTTGGCGCATTCTGCAATTCATGGTGTTATGGCTGGATATACTGGATTTGTTGCTGGTCCTATTAATGGTAACTATGCTTACATTCCACTGGAAGATGTAGCATGTGCAAAAAACCCAGTTAACACAAAAGATCATAATTGGTCATGGGTGAGATCTGTCACCAATCAGCCTGATTTTCTAAAGAGCTAGACATGCAGTTCAGTCACTGATTGAAGTTTTCAGAGAGCATTCTTGGAACACAAACTCTGAAGGTAGATCTTATTCATTCAACAGTGATTTTCATGTTCTGATGAAATCAGGTAATGCTCCTAGTAGGAGTTGGTGAGTGTTGGTAAATGATGGATGTACATAATAATAAATGATGTATGAATTTGTATCACTTTTACATTGTACTTTGTAACACAAACCTTATGATTGCCAATAAATCAACTACCTTAAACTAATGCAAGAAGGGTTGGGACAATGACTTTATTTTCCTCCAAAGCTCTTCCTGGACTTTGATGCAGGTCATCACAAACACGAATAGAATAGAACATGGAGGAACATATAAGTGATGAGATCTATATATTTAATATCTTaatattttggtgaaaatatagtgTTTATAGTTTATACTGTCTGTGTCATTATTCTTGATCCAATTTGAAGATATTTtttctatcaaaaaaataaatgcattttttagaattgattttggttaaaagtgaatTAAGTATAATAGTAATTGTTTAGataatttgaattaaaattgattttaggtGTCTAAATTGAATATAGATTCTCTACATTTAGTTCAGCTGTCATGAACAAACCTTTCGGGATTAAAGCCAACTTCTAGAATTTTGAAGTCTTTGGAAGATGTTTGAGTCGCCAATCGTTGCTATGTTCAAGAAGGGTATTTCTTCTCTCGCTTCTTTGAATCCAATCGAAAACCCAATTTCAACCGTTTTGGAGGTGTACACAATTTTGTCTATTCTACCCTCACCGGATAGATTTTTACCTTAAAGCTTAATTTTGATGAAGTCAATAActtttactccctccgtctcaataTATAAGATATTTTTAGTAAACCTTGTTGTCCCATTTTATGAGATCCTTTTCAAAGTTCaagttatattaattaaatttttacaaaaatacccCTAATTAAATTAATACGAAGTAAAAGATCAttaattctttttcttaataattGAAAGGTAATTTTGGAAAGAGAAAGCATAATATTGACCAatttatgcaaaaactaatttTCTTATTATGCATTTGTGAAAGAGTTTTTATATATTGGAACAGAGGGTATTTCTAGATCACTGTGGCAAAGGACAAGTATCACAAAATGGCATGAAGCGAGGGACTGTTGTTTCTAgggtttttttaaatttaaaaaaagccaattttcaaaatattttaatctcaatcattgatcattttttttg
It contains:
- the LOC123910820 gene encoding ATP-dependent 6-phosphofructokinase 2; the encoded protein is MDASSELHDVTHLFQPINLKELPHLNHYIPNLQPLPNPLDQNPYFHTSQHKGFYITQHDVVFSHSTRFAYRSAGPRDTVYFNPSDVKVAIVTCGGLCPGLNTVIRELVVGLWNLCGVRHIFGITAGYRGFYSTEPLPLNPNIVSHWHSKGGTFLQTSRGGFDLCKIVDSIQNRGFNQVYIIGGDGTMRGAVKIFNEIQQRKLNIAVVGIPKTVDNDIGIIDRSFGFQTAVEMAQQAISAAHVEAESAVNGIGLVKLMGRSTGHIALHATLSSRDVDCCLIPELDFYLEGKGGLFEFLDQRLKENGRAVLVVAEGAGQDIIPRTDSQKEERDESGNLVFLDVGVWLKSELKKWWDRDHPGELFTVKYIDPTYMIRAVHANATDNLYCTLLAHSAIHGVMAGYTGFVAGPINGNYAYIPLEDVACAKNPVNTKDHNWSWVRSVTNQPDFLKS